In Desulfuromonas acetoxidans DSM 684, a genomic segment contains:
- a CDS encoding shikimate kinase has product MTYKKIYFVGFMGSGKSTVGKLLADALGMGFIDLDDEVVKRQQRSINAIFREEGEDVFRRYESELLKEFSVKEGLVFSTGGGIIGSERNWQIMNSCGVVVFLACSWPTVLARLEGSSERPLVNQNDLESLKALYESRQELYRRADVQIDVDELTPEEVVLEIKQKLAQG; this is encoded by the coding sequence GTGACGTATAAAAAGATTTATTTTGTAGGTTTTATGGGGTCTGGGAAATCAACAGTGGGTAAGCTACTTGCCGATGCTCTAGGAATGGGCTTTATTGATCTTGATGATGAGGTTGTCAAGCGGCAGCAGCGTTCAATAAATGCGATTTTCAGAGAAGAGGGCGAAGATGTCTTTCGTCGCTATGAATCTGAACTCCTAAAAGAGTTTTCAGTAAAAGAAGGGCTGGTTTTTTCAACTGGTGGCGGTATTATCGGTTCTGAGAGAAACTGGCAGATAATGAACTCTTGCGGCGTGGTCGTTTTTTTGGCGTGTTCATGGCCGACAGTTCTTGCACGCCTAGAAGGGTCATCAGAGAGACCTCTTGTTAACCAAAATGACTTGGAGTCGCTGAAGGCATTATATGAGAGCCGTCAGGAGCTTTATCGAAGGGCTGATGTGCAGATTGATGTTGATGAATTAACCCCGGAAGAGGTTGTGTTGGAAATCAAACAAAAGCTTGCGCAAGGATAG
- a CDS encoding roadblock/LC7 domain-containing protein encodes MFKAILQEIVDQTPGATSIVLMGCDGIAVDSVFRQGTAAEETQAITVEFAAVVKELMHTTQLLSAGALKEVMVKCEQLTIVVEMLSEEYFVALLFDDEANIGKGRYLLRRDAHKLKKELE; translated from the coding sequence ATGTTTAAAGCGATTTTACAGGAAATTGTTGATCAGACGCCCGGTGCAACCTCAATTGTTTTAATGGGATGTGACGGGATTGCCGTTGATTCGGTGTTTCGACAGGGGACTGCAGCTGAAGAGACTCAGGCGATCACCGTCGAGTTTGCAGCCGTGGTCAAAGAATTAATGCACACGACTCAACTGCTCTCAGCAGGAGCGTTGAAAGAGGTCATGGTTAAGTGTGAACAGTTGACCATTGTTGTTGAGATGCTCAGTGAGGAATATTTTGTTGCTCTTCTGTTTGATGATGAGGCCAATATTGGCAAGGGACGCTACCTCTTGCGGCGTGATGCCCATAAGTTAAAAAAAGAACTTGAATAA
- a CDS encoding tetratricopeptide repeat protein, with product MSELKRIRELVERLPSDTSSDVISELVGLYLSAGLLDAALDAVKQWSANNPESDDGRVLAARVYLENALYDEVRSTLQQLDASSSAWRSGLLVEIDLEIRLGNFHLAEQKCADWRHSYGSGEELKRLEEMLDQQDADEEFDEPIVVTPTMADLYFRQGLVEKALLLYLKLLEQEPENALYQNRVKQIRGEQHGAEDAKNSLTPDNQRQQLSRWLLSIQRRRTHV from the coding sequence ATGTCAGAACTGAAGCGAATTCGCGAGCTGGTGGAGCGCCTTCCATCGGATACAAGTTCAGATGTTATTTCCGAACTGGTAGGCCTTTACCTCAGTGCTGGGTTACTTGATGCGGCTCTGGACGCAGTCAAACAATGGTCTGCAAATAATCCAGAATCTGATGATGGTCGGGTTTTGGCCGCGCGTGTTTACCTTGAAAATGCGCTGTATGATGAAGTTCGCTCAACTCTGCAACAGCTCGATGCTTCTTCATCAGCTTGGCGTTCCGGGCTTCTTGTTGAAATAGACTTGGAGATCCGTTTGGGTAATTTTCATCTCGCTGAGCAAAAATGTGCCGATTGGCGACATTCTTATGGTTCTGGCGAAGAATTGAAACGTCTGGAAGAGATGTTGGATCAGCAGGACGCAGATGAGGAATTTGATGAGCCGATTGTTGTCACACCTACGATGGCAGACCTCTATTTTCGACAGGGATTAGTTGAAAAAGCTTTGCTTTTGTATCTAAAGCTTTTGGAACAGGAACCGGAGAATGCTTTGTACCAGAACCGTGTGAAGCAGATCCGTGGTGAACAACATGGCGCAGAGGATGCAAAAAACAGTCTAACGCCGGACAACCAACGTCAGCAATTGAGCCGTTGGTTGTTGAGTATACAACGCAGGAGGACGCATGTTTAA
- the aroB gene encoding 3-dehydroquinate synthase has product MEQLSVGLGDRSYQILITHHGFSGLSEELQRIQFPGKVVIVTNTTVLPLYGSLVSQLLTESGYDVEQIVVEDGESYKNAETLNTIYTRLIELGCDRHSGIIALGGGVVGDMAGYAAATFLRGIPFVQIPTTVLAQVDSSVGGKTAINHPLGKNLIGAFYQPWAVFINVATLETLDQRNVLAGIAEVIKYGVMFDETFFSWLEEHVEPLLSLDTEALAYAVRRSCELKAEVVAADERESSVRAVLNFGHTFGHAVEQLSGYGTVLHGEAVAIGMLVAANVSRLMELCQDSDVERLTRLLEAFGFVTQPPPFSLEDYLAAMGRDKKVHGGILRFIVNVGIGESRIVSLEDPESVFKSVLG; this is encoded by the coding sequence GTGGAACAACTGAGTGTAGGGCTAGGAGATCGCAGCTATCAGATCCTGATTACTCATCATGGATTTTCCGGTCTGAGTGAAGAATTACAACGGATTCAATTTCCCGGTAAGGTTGTCATTGTTACTAATACAACTGTTTTGCCTCTATATGGCTCTTTGGTTAGTCAGTTGCTGACGGAATCGGGATATGATGTCGAACAAATTGTTGTGGAGGACGGTGAATCATATAAAAATGCTGAGACTCTCAATACGATTTATACACGATTGATCGAATTGGGATGTGATCGTCATTCCGGTATTATTGCTTTGGGTGGCGGCGTTGTTGGAGATATGGCGGGTTATGCCGCGGCGACTTTTTTGCGCGGTATACCGTTTGTGCAGATTCCAACGACGGTTCTTGCTCAGGTTGACAGTTCTGTTGGAGGTAAAACGGCGATCAATCATCCGCTGGGTAAAAACCTGATTGGGGCTTTTTATCAACCGTGGGCTGTTTTTATCAATGTGGCGACATTGGAGACTTTGGATCAGCGCAATGTTTTGGCCGGGATTGCAGAGGTCATCAAATATGGAGTTATGTTTGATGAGACGTTTTTTTCCTGGTTGGAAGAACATGTTGAACCGTTGTTATCGTTGGACACCGAGGCATTGGCGTATGCCGTTCGCCGTTCCTGTGAGTTGAAAGCCGAGGTCGTGGCTGCTGATGAACGCGAATCTTCGGTTCGTGCAGTATTGAATTTCGGCCATACTTTTGGTCATGCCGTTGAGCAATTATCCGGTTATGGCACTGTTCTTCATGGTGAAGCTGTGGCTATCGGTATGCTTGTGGCTGCTAACGTTTCACGTCTGATGGAGCTTTGTCAGGATTCAGATGTTGAACGATTGACCCGACTGCTTGAGGCGTTTGGCTTTGTTACTCAACCACCGCCATTTTCCCTTGAAGATTATTTAGCGGCGATGGGGCGAGATAAAAAGGTCCACGGTGGTATTTTGCGGTTTATTGTTAATGTCGGGATTGGAGAGAGTCGCATTGTCTCTCTTGAAGATCCTGAATCTGTTTTTAAATCTGTATTGGGTTGA
- the pilQ gene encoding type IV pilus secretin family protein gives MTVLKPVRKTLGYAAVVLSLFFSLVGIDNSAAHAAMATVESVTISETSAVLAIDSPDVAFDFYTLGAPPRLVVDVSGVLPLFEERAFDVASGFSAIRVGIYADKTRFVFDANSGQLPEATVERYGNDIVIDWSGKTAVAVKPRVEKPVSVKSINFDAQDGASTFTVDFDGRFDLIEAETVDGTIRFGASDTVIPRSLRRVVDASVFPSSVLQITPYSTIIDGTRNVMFSAKMKGLVQYSVSRNGSQLVFSTVDGVFAETAPSALDSVYVPVQPTKAAQSNGIVETISDPAYAYDENMDDVSQVLNRIEGESAAGLLSATADKDAPKVYTGEPVTLVLDDADIRKVMQLIAEISNLNIILSDDVKGKVSLRLHDVPWDQALDLILDVKQLGTITQGNVVRILPLGTIKKMEAERLKATKDIKKLEETRTEIFVINYKDTEAIEDVIDDVLSNQGEVQLIEGSKKIMVNDIPSKLEEIRMLINQLDEPVKQVLIEARIVEADTSAEQTFGIHWGFEFDNDSGSSGGGIGSSLDNAVVGLGGNFITPTSATDGLGTALTFGRVGLDTIVLDLQLSALESSGGGKVISSPKVMALDGETARIGQGTEIPYKTTSDNGTTTEFKKAELALEVTPLINPDNTILLEILATNSSPGVAYTDGVAINTKEAETKLLLKNGETTVIGGIYTENEQNSDSGTPYLKDLPFIGNLFKYKTSSNDRTELLIFLTPHIVD, from the coding sequence ATGACTGTGTTGAAACCTGTTCGTAAAACGCTGGGCTATGCTGCTGTAGTTCTGTCACTGTTCTTCTCTCTTGTCGGAATCGACAACAGTGCTGCCCATGCAGCGATGGCAACGGTTGAAAGCGTTACTATTTCTGAGACTTCAGCTGTATTGGCAATTGATAGTCCAGATGTTGCTTTTGATTTTTATACACTAGGGGCTCCTCCCCGCTTAGTCGTTGACGTCAGTGGCGTATTGCCTTTGTTCGAGGAACGAGCTTTTGATGTTGCCTCCGGCTTTTCAGCCATTCGTGTTGGGATTTATGCCGACAAAACACGCTTTGTTTTTGATGCTAATTCTGGTCAGCTACCTGAAGCAACAGTCGAGCGTTATGGAAACGATATTGTTATCGACTGGTCTGGGAAAACTGCCGTTGCGGTAAAACCTCGAGTTGAGAAACCGGTTTCTGTAAAATCGATTAATTTTGATGCACAAGACGGAGCATCAACGTTTACGGTAGACTTTGATGGTCGTTTTGATTTGATTGAGGCTGAAACTGTAGATGGTACAATCAGGTTTGGTGCCAGTGATACTGTTATTCCGCGTTCTTTGAGGCGTGTTGTTGACGCATCTGTTTTTCCCAGCTCAGTTCTGCAAATCACTCCTTATTCAACGATTATAGACGGAACGCGTAATGTCATGTTCTCGGCTAAAATGAAGGGACTAGTTCAGTACAGTGTGAGCAGAAACGGTAGTCAGTTGGTTTTCAGCACAGTTGATGGCGTTTTTGCTGAAACTGCTCCAAGTGCCTTGGACTCAGTTTATGTTCCTGTGCAACCCACGAAAGCTGCTCAATCGAATGGGATTGTTGAAACTATCTCTGACCCCGCCTATGCCTACGATGAAAATATGGATGATGTATCACAGGTTCTGAACCGTATTGAAGGTGAATCTGCTGCTGGTTTGCTTTCTGCAACAGCGGACAAGGATGCTCCGAAGGTTTATACTGGTGAGCCTGTAACGCTCGTATTGGATGATGCAGATATTCGTAAAGTGATGCAACTTATCGCTGAAATCAGTAATCTGAATATTATCCTATCCGATGATGTTAAAGGTAAGGTTTCTCTGCGGCTTCATGATGTTCCTTGGGACCAAGCTTTGGATTTGATTCTTGATGTCAAGCAATTAGGAACAATTACTCAGGGAAATGTTGTGCGTATTTTGCCATTGGGCACAATTAAAAAAATGGAAGCTGAACGTCTTAAAGCTACAAAAGATATTAAAAAGCTGGAGGAGACGCGAACAGAAATTTTTGTCATTAACTATAAAGATACAGAAGCGATTGAAGATGTCATTGATGATGTGTTGAGTAATCAGGGTGAGGTCCAGTTGATTGAGGGAAGTAAGAAGATCATGGTGAATGATATTCCCTCGAAATTGGAAGAGATTAGGATGCTTATTAACCAATTAGATGAGCCGGTCAAGCAGGTACTAATTGAAGCCCGCATCGTTGAGGCTGACACAAGCGCGGAACAGACTTTTGGTATTCATTGGGGGTTTGAGTTTGATAATGATTCCGGAAGCTCCGGTGGTGGCATTGGTTCTTCTCTGGATAATGCGGTTGTCGGCCTTGGCGGGAACTTTATTACACCGACCAGTGCGACTGATGGTCTTGGAACTGCGTTAACGTTTGGTCGGGTAGGGTTGGATACAATTGTACTTGATTTGCAGCTGTCTGCTCTTGAGTCATCTGGGGGTGGTAAAGTTATCTCATCCCCTAAAGTTATGGCTTTGGATGGTGAGACTGCGAGAATTGGGCAAGGGACTGAAATTCCTTATAAAACAACGAGCGATAACGGGACAACAACAGAATTCAAAAAGGCAGAATTAGCTCTTGAAGTAACACCGTTGATTAATCCCGACAATACCATTTTACTTGAGATCTTGGCGACTAACAGTTCTCCCGGAGTGGCCTATACTGATGGTGTTGCCATTAATACAAAGGAAGCTGAAACTAAGTTGCTTTTGAAAAATGGTGAAACAACTGTTATTGGTGGTATCTATACAGAGAATGAACAAAATTCGGATTCGGGTACTCCTTATTTAAAAGATCTCCCCTTTATTGGAAATCTCTTTAAGTATAAAACGTCCTCGAACGATCGGACAGAACTTCTGATTTTCTTGACGCCGCATATTGTTGATTAG
- the accC gene encoding acetyl-CoA carboxylase biotin carboxylase subunit, whose product MIHKVVIANRGEIALRILRACKELGIKTVAVHSDVDSEALHVKLADQSVCIGPAPSIDSYLNMKAIISAAEVTDADAIHPGYGFLSENAEFADICNNCGLTFIGPTAENMRLMGDKISARQTVTSAGVPILPGTKDGVPNVEEAVRIAGEIGYPVIIKATAGGGGRGMKIVHSPASLPNAFAAARSEAQSGFGNPEVYIEKYCERPRHVEIQILADKHGHVIHLGERDCSIQRRHQKLIEEAPCAILPDDVRQRMGDCAVAAAKAVNYSSVGTIEFLLDANNDFYFMEMNTRVQVEHPVTEMITGVDIIKEQILAAAGEELRFKQEDIKINGHAIECRINAEDPEKFTPCPGLINGYHTPGGLGVRVDSAVYDQYKVLPHYDSMIAKLIVHAETREEAIKRMSRALDEYLIEGIKTTISFHQKIMNNKEFIEGDIDTGFLERVKI is encoded by the coding sequence ATGATTCACAAGGTTGTAATAGCTAATCGCGGTGAGATTGCTCTACGCATTCTGCGTGCCTGCAAAGAGCTCGGCATCAAAACCGTCGCCGTTCATTCCGATGTGGACAGTGAGGCCTTGCATGTCAAGCTCGCCGACCAGAGCGTTTGTATCGGACCGGCACCGAGTATTGACAGCTATCTGAATATGAAGGCGATCATCAGTGCTGCTGAAGTGACTGATGCCGATGCCATTCATCCCGGATATGGATTCCTTTCTGAAAATGCAGAGTTTGCTGATATCTGCAATAACTGTGGCCTGACCTTTATTGGCCCGACCGCGGAAAATATGCGCTTGATGGGGGATAAGATCAGTGCCCGTCAAACGGTCACCAGCGCTGGAGTGCCGATTCTTCCTGGCACCAAAGATGGGGTCCCTAATGTTGAAGAAGCCGTGCGCATTGCCGGCGAAATTGGTTATCCGGTTATTATTAAAGCAACGGCTGGTGGTGGTGGCCGTGGAATGAAAATTGTTCATTCTCCGGCATCTTTGCCCAATGCTTTTGCTGCAGCGCGTTCCGAAGCACAGTCTGGATTTGGTAATCCGGAAGTGTATATTGAAAAATATTGCGAGCGTCCTCGCCACGTAGAAATTCAGATCCTTGCTGACAAACATGGTCATGTGATCCACCTTGGCGAGCGTGATTGTTCAATTCAACGCCGCCATCAGAAGTTGATCGAGGAAGCGCCGTGCGCCATTCTGCCCGATGATGTTCGTCAACGTATGGGAGATTGTGCCGTTGCTGCAGCCAAGGCGGTCAATTATTCCAGTGTTGGCACCATTGAGTTTCTCCTCGATGCCAACAATGATTTTTATTTCATGGAGATGAATACCCGTGTTCAGGTAGAGCATCCTGTAACGGAAATGATCACTGGCGTTGATATTATTAAAGAGCAAATTCTTGCTGCGGCTGGCGAGGAACTCCGTTTTAAGCAGGAAGATATTAAAATCAACGGTCATGCCATTGAGTGCCGGATCAACGCTGAGGATCCTGAAAAATTTACTCCGTGTCCGGGATTGATTAATGGTTATCATACCCCTGGTGGACTTGGGGTGCGTGTTGACAGCGCTGTTTACGATCAGTACAAGGTGTTGCCTCACTATGATTCAATGATTGCCAAATTGATTGTTCATGCTGAAACACGTGAGGAGGCCATTAAAAGGATGTCGCGAGCTCTTGATGAATATCTGATCGAGGGGATCAAGACAACCATTTCGTTCCATCAGAAAATCATGAACAATAAAGAATTTATCGAAGGCGATATCGACACCGGATTTTTGGAACGGGTTAAGATTTAA
- a CDS encoding menaquinone biosynthetic enzyme MqnA/MqnD family protein, translating into MQMKLGHIDYLNCVPFFQYLQQAGFDGTIVKDVPAQLNAMLAQGTLDVSPSSSFEYGRNFHDYVLLPNYSISAFDEVQSVLFFSSTPLEELDGQKIYLTGESATSVHLLYVILKEFYGCQTIDSCVPEQPAENYLNKGKPVLLIGDRALKASLTVGPEKGRQYDLAQLWHQHTGLPFVFALWIVHRHAYQRLTNEFVLLQKQLQYSINKAFQNLYALAEAVADRPWMSRKQLVDYWNCMSYDLDVVHVKGLTLFFELCTKYGYFTEMPELTFVDVANIS; encoded by the coding sequence ATGCAAATGAAATTAGGACATATTGATTATCTGAACTGTGTTCCTTTCTTCCAATATCTGCAACAGGCTGGTTTCGATGGAACGATTGTTAAAGATGTTCCAGCTCAACTTAATGCCATGCTTGCCCAAGGAACATTGGATGTGAGTCCGTCCTCTTCCTTTGAGTATGGACGCAATTTTCATGATTACGTCCTGTTGCCAAACTATTCCATTAGTGCTTTTGATGAAGTGCAGAGCGTACTTTTTTTCAGCTCAACCCCACTCGAAGAGTTAGATGGCCAGAAAATTTATCTAACTGGGGAGTCTGCCACATCTGTGCATCTACTTTATGTCATTTTAAAAGAATTTTACGGTTGCCAAACAATCGACAGCTGCGTTCCCGAACAGCCGGCCGAAAACTACCTCAATAAAGGTAAGCCTGTTTTATTGATTGGTGATCGAGCACTTAAAGCCTCTCTGACCGTCGGTCCCGAAAAAGGTCGCCAGTATGATCTTGCCCAGTTGTGGCATCAGCACACCGGGCTGCCATTTGTTTTTGCCCTGTGGATTGTTCATCGACACGCTTATCAACGTTTGACCAATGAGTTTGTGTTGTTGCAAAAACAACTGCAGTACTCCATAAATAAGGCTTTTCAAAATCTGTATGCCCTTGCTGAAGCTGTAGCTGATCGCCCATGGATGTCACGGAAGCAACTCGTCGATTATTGGAACTGTATGTCTTATGATCTTGATGTTGTTCACGTTAAGGGATTGACACTGTTTTTTGAGCTTTGCACTAAATATGGCTACTTTACCGAGATGCCTGAATTGACCTTTGTCGATGTTGCTAACATATCGTAG
- a CDS encoding M24 family metallopeptidase: MLEYRIDRLREIMHREDVDAIIFFNPVNLLYFCGFTGTDGVLLVTREQSYFLTDSRYVAQAEAQVSAGHKRQYSQKVEGVIETLTECTVKRVGFEADFVTVSLHQKLLKQASSFDLVPLDAPLGMIRQVKDDVEIRCLEKAAQLNKQAFDAVIPLIKPGISEREIALELECFLRRAGGEEKAFDLIVASGDRGALPHGVASDKKIESGDLVTIDFGTRYQRYHSDETVTVAVGDVSNELRAIYDVVLQAHDLALAALIPSVKASEIDAVARQYIEKKGYGKYFGHGLGHGVGLEIHEAPTVSPRSEAFLTTGMVFTIEPGIYVPGVGGVRIEDTVVMTVDGYRCLTQIPKSYRQVA; the protein is encoded by the coding sequence ATGTTAGAGTATCGGATTGATCGCTTACGCGAAATCATGCATCGTGAAGATGTCGATGCCATTATTTTCTTTAACCCTGTAAATTTGCTTTATTTTTGCGGGTTTACCGGAACTGATGGTGTCTTGTTGGTGACTCGCGAACAGAGTTATTTTTTAACAGATTCGCGATATGTTGCGCAGGCCGAAGCGCAAGTATCCGCCGGGCATAAGCGCCAGTATTCTCAAAAGGTCGAAGGGGTTATTGAGACCTTAACGGAATGCACGGTAAAACGGGTGGGGTTTGAAGCCGATTTTGTAACGGTTTCTCTCCATCAGAAATTGCTTAAGCAGGCCTCTTCATTTGACTTGGTACCCCTGGATGCACCTTTGGGGATGATTCGCCAAGTGAAGGACGATGTAGAGATTCGTTGTCTTGAGAAAGCTGCTCAGCTGAATAAACAGGCTTTTGATGCCGTAATACCGCTGATAAAGCCAGGTATTTCTGAGCGAGAAATTGCCCTTGAGTTGGAATGCTTTCTGCGCCGGGCAGGAGGTGAGGAAAAAGCCTTTGACCTGATCGTCGCCTCTGGAGATCGAGGGGCTTTACCTCATGGCGTAGCTTCTGACAAGAAGATTGAGTCAGGTGATCTGGTGACCATCGACTTTGGTACCCGTTACCAACGGTACCATTCCGATGAAACCGTGACGGTTGCAGTGGGAGACGTGTCTAACGAGCTCAGAGCAATTTATGATGTTGTTCTGCAAGCTCATGACCTGGCTTTAGCTGCCTTGATACCGTCTGTCAAAGCCAGTGAGATCGATGCCGTGGCACGGCAGTATATTGAGAAAAAGGGATACGGTAAATATTTTGGCCATGGACTTGGCCATGGCGTAGGTCTTGAAATTCATGAGGCTCCAACCGTATCGCCACGCTCAGAGGCTTTTTTGACAACGGGAATGGTTTTTACCATCGAGCCTGGTATTTATGTTCCTGGAGTCGGCGGGGTTCGTATTGAAGACACTGTTGTGATGACAGTGGATGGTTATCGTTGCCTGACGCAAATCCCCAAATCTTATCGTCAGGTGGCATGA
- the aroQ gene encoding type II 3-dehydroquinate dehydratase, translated as MKIKVIHGPNLNLLGVREPGVYGQETLNEINNGLSRYADELGVAVECYQSNHEGDLVDAIHQAMTDGVDAIVINPGAYTHTSVALRDAVCAVSIPTVEVHLSNIHCREEFRHHSYLAPVCLGQICGLGSRGYRLALLALIEHVKQA; from the coding sequence ATGAAAATAAAAGTCATCCATGGCCCGAATTTGAATCTATTAGGGGTGCGTGAGCCTGGAGTGTATGGCCAAGAGACCTTGAATGAAATCAACAATGGATTAAGTCGTTATGCTGATGAGCTTGGTGTTGCTGTTGAGTGTTACCAGTCCAATCATGAAGGTGACTTGGTTGATGCAATCCACCAGGCAATGACCGATGGCGTTGACGCTATTGTCATCAATCCCGGAGCCTATACCCATACAAGTGTTGCTTTGCGCGATGCCGTCTGTGCCGTTTCAATTCCCACAGTTGAAGTTCACCTGTCCAATATTCATTGTCGCGAAGAATTCCGTCATCACTCGTATTTGGCACCGGTTTGTCTGGGGCAGATTTGTGGTCTTGGCTCTCGTGGTTACCGTCTTGCCTTGCTTGCTCTAATAGAGCATGTGAAGCAGGCATAA
- a CDS encoding helix-turn-helix domain-containing protein, with the protein MSNLLVNAVWQLPLPRTAKMTFLALADQATDEGYCFPSVVTIAERAGFTGKNKERACRKVIADLRRENWLTTEPRYRQDGGRTSNGYQLNTSKLLDIYRDYLDQKKSRKMIRKGDAKVHDNHAAKLEIDDYVRLAVKHKKYSSVNDDPDAFQAKIKRRLASQGDLSAIDRKQLYRWRESEKKKLLESATRKQPELQNKGITDSELKKGRSQIRKIMKQIAGENNDLH; encoded by the coding sequence ATGAGCAATTTGCTTGTCAATGCAGTTTGGCAGCTGCCGCTGCCTAGGACGGCAAAGATGACTTTTCTGGCCCTCGCAGACCAGGCAACCGACGAAGGATATTGTTTTCCATCTGTTGTCACAATCGCAGAACGAGCTGGTTTTACAGGGAAAAACAAGGAAAGAGCATGTCGTAAAGTGATTGCTGATCTGAGAAGAGAAAACTGGCTGACTACTGAGCCTCGCTATCGTCAAGACGGTGGCAGAACAAGTAATGGTTATCAACTTAACACCTCGAAACTGTTAGATATTTATCGGGATTATCTTGATCAGAAAAAATCTAGGAAAATGATAAGAAAAGGGGATGCCAAGGTGCACGATAATCATGCTGCGAAGCTGGAAATAGATGATTACGTCCGTTTGGCAGTTAAGCACAAAAAATATAGCAGCGTGAACGATGATCCTGATGCTTTTCAGGCAAAAATAAAACGCCGCCTGGCCAGCCAGGGGGATTTATCAGCGATAGACAGAAAGCAGCTATATAGGTGGCGTGAAAGTGAAAAAAAGAAATTATTAGAGTCTGCGACTCGAAAACAACCCGAGTTGCAAAATAAAGGGATAACAGACTCAGAATTAAAAAAAGGTAGAAGTCAGATAAGAAAAATAATGAAACAGATAGCAGGAGAAAACAATGATTTGCATTGA
- a CDS encoding pilus assembly protein PilP: MMRIIALVLFLALVLSLAACGDEKAPKKVKKITPKAVSKKIKAKVVEAPQGKKNEIKYKYIAEGRRDPFASLLKIREPLNDETEPETPLQRFGLKELQLIAVVLGQNEPRAMVVAPDKKAYTLVAGVKVGRNRGHVVEITESKVVVEERYRDFSGALRTELKEIALPQREGE; the protein is encoded by the coding sequence ATGATGAGGATTATTGCTCTTGTTTTATTTCTCGCCCTTGTTTTGAGTCTTGCTGCTTGCGGAGATGAAAAAGCACCCAAAAAAGTTAAGAAAATAACGCCCAAGGCTGTGTCTAAAAAAATTAAGGCGAAAGTAGTTGAGGCACCTCAAGGGAAAAAAAATGAAATAAAATATAAATATATAGCAGAGGGCCGTCGTGACCCTTTTGCCTCTCTTTTGAAGATACGTGAACCCCTGAATGATGAGACTGAGCCGGAAACACCATTGCAGCGTTTTGGCTTGAAAGAACTACAATTGATTGCCGTTGTTCTGGGACAAAATGAACCTAGGGCGATGGTGGTTGCACCTGATAAAAAAGCCTACACGTTGGTTGCCGGGGTTAAGGTCGGCCGTAACCGTGGCCATGTTGTTGAAATTACAGAAAGTAAAGTTGTTGTCGAGGAACGTTATCGTGATTTTTCGGGGGCTCTGCGCACCGAATTGAAAGAAATTGCACTTCCTCAACGAGAAGGGGAATAG
- the accB gene encoding acetyl-CoA carboxylase biotin carboxyl carrier protein codes for MDIKDIKSLIKVITDTDITEFEMENEEQRIVIKRGSEPEVVHVSAPAYAPAQPAAPVPAAAPAAAAAPADVAPAAVNDQYDTIPSPIVGTFYAAPSPDSDPYVKVGDVVEAGQTLCIVEAMKLMNEIEAEFKCKIIEISKANAQPVEFGDALFVVEKV; via the coding sequence ATGGATATTAAAGATATCAAGTCATTGATCAAGGTTATTACGGATACGGATATTACAGAATTTGAGATGGAAAACGAAGAGCAGCGCATTGTCATCAAGCGTGGCAGTGAGCCTGAAGTGGTGCATGTCTCTGCACCGGCCTATGCTCCTGCTCAACCTGCTGCACCGGTTCCGGCTGCTGCTCCTGCGGCTGCTGCAGCCCCAGCTGATGTGGCCCCTGCAGCGGTAAATGATCAATACGATACGATCCCGTCTCCGATTGTCGGGACCTTTTACGCCGCACCTTCACCGGATTCTGATCCGTATGTCAAGGTTGGTGATGTTGTCGAAGCCGGCCAGACCTTGTGTATTGTTGAAGCAATGAAGCTGATGAATGAAATCGAGGCTGAATTCAAGTGCAAAATTATCGAGATTTCCAAAGCCAATGCTCAGCCGGTTGAATTTGGAGATGCCTTGTTTGTTGTCGAAAAGGTTTAA
- a CDS encoding helix-turn-helix transcriptional regulator yields MNRQELGLLDVDEVAEMFEIAPQTLKNRMTRGEFPRGIRIGKRAFWTKNQLQEWVDRQFESTVPQRRRPGRPSKG; encoded by the coding sequence ATGAACAGACAAGAATTGGGACTTTTGGATGTGGATGAGGTTGCTGAAATGTTCGAAATCGCGCCGCAGACATTAAAAAACAGGATGACACGAGGAGAGTTTCCTCGGGGTATCAGGATTGGGAAGAGGGCATTTTGGACTAAAAATCAACTTCAGGAGTGGGTTGACCGCCAGTTTGAGTCAACCGTGCCCCAGCGCCGCCGCCCTGGTCGGCCAAGCAAGGGATAG